The Prunus persica cultivar Lovell chromosome G7, Prunus_persica_NCBIv2, whole genome shotgun sequence genome has a segment encoding these proteins:
- the LOC18769994 gene encoding putative leucine-rich repeat receptor-like serine/threonine-protein kinase At2g24130: MIGVQRVSLFNLLCLIIFSAVVLGQENAQTMRDKASLLSFKTAIVSDPQHALEDWNSLGVHVCNWSGIRCNKGRDQVVELDLSGRSLRGPISPALANLSSLSILDLSRNFFEGHIPGELGSLFNLRQLSLSSNLLEGNIAAELGFLHKLVYIDLGSNRLEGEIPVTLFCNHSSSSLQYIDLSNNSLSGKIPLADGCKLKQLRFLLLWSNHLVGQVPAALANSSRLEWLDLESNMLSGELPLEIIQKMPQLQYLYLSYNGFVSHNGNTNLEPFLTSLVNASNFQELELAGNNLGGEIPPIIGNLSTNLVQIHLDANLLYGSIPPQISNLVNLTLLNLSSNLLNGTIPPKLCQMTKLERVYLSNNSISGEIPPALGDIPHLGLLDLSKNKLSGSIPDSFANLSQLRRLLLYENQLSGTIPPSLGKCINLEILDLSHNQISGVIPSEVAGLRSLKLYLNLSSNHLHGPLPMELSKMDMVLAVDLSSNNLSGTIPSQLGSCIAIEYLNLSVNSLQGPLPVSIGKLPYLQKLDVSSNQLIGEIPESLQDSLTLKKVNFSFNNFSGNVSSKGAFSSLTIDSFLGNVGLCGSIKGLPNCRKKHAHHLAILSILLSLLITPIFCIFGYPLMHRSNLQRHLEIFDHGDLRDDEEEEKKELKYPRISYEQLIEATGGFSASSLIGAGRFGHVYKGVLQDNSVIAVKVLDLKTDGEILGSFKRECQVLKRTRHRNLIRIITACSRPDFKALVLPLMSNGSLERHLYSSHGLSHGLNLIQLVSICNDVAEGVAYLHHHSPVRVVHCDLKPSNILLDDDMTALVTDFGIARLVKGSGENIPTNDSTSFSSADGLLCGSIGYIAPEYGMGKCASIEGDVFSFGVLLLEIVTGRRPTDVLLHEGSSLHEWVKSHYPSRVDSIVQQAIDRCVPDSMPKQYNKIWWDVVLELIELGLMCTQYNPSMRPSMQDVAHEMGRVKEYISNPSSLLIEEVGLKVDAL, from the exons ATGATTGGTGTTCAAAGGGTTTCCTTGTTTAATTTGCTCTGTTTGATCATTTTCTCGGCTGTGGTTTTGGGCCAAGAAAATGCTCAAACAATGAGAGATAAGGCATCGTTGCTTTCTTTCAAGACAGCGATTGTTTCGGACCCCCAGCATGCTTTAGAGGACTGGAATTCTTTGGGTGTTCATGTTTGTAATTGGTCAGGCATCAGGTGCAACAAGGGTAGAGACCAAGTTGTAGAGCTTGATCTTAGTGGAAGGTCTCTCAGGGGCCCCATTTCTCCGGCTCTTGCTAATCTTTCTTCCTTGTCCATTCTTGACTTGtcaagaaacttttttgaaggTCACATTCCAGGAGAATTAGGCTCTCTGTTTAACCTTAGACAGCTCAGCTTATCTTCCAATCTTCTAGAAGGAAACATTGCTGCTGAACTTGGTTTTCTTCACAAATTAGTATACATTGATTTGGGAAGCAACCGGCTCGAGGGTGAAATTCCAGTGACACTTTTCTGCaatcattcttcttcttctttgcagTACATTGACCTCTCTAACAATTCTTTAAGCGGAAAAATCCCTTTAGCAGATGGCTGTAAGCTTAAACAGTTGAGGTTTCTTCTACTGTGGTCCAATCATCTTGTAGGTCAGGTTCCTGCAGCCCTTGCAAATTCCTCAAGACTGGAATGGCTTGATTTGGAGTCTAACATGCTAAGTGGGGAGTTGCCGTTGGAGATTATACAGAAAATGCCACAATTACAGTACCTCTACTTGTCCTACAATGGCTTTGTGAGCCATAATGGTAACACTAACCTTGAACcttttttaacttctttaGTTAATGCCTCTAACTTTCAAGAGCTTGAATTAGCTGGAAATAATCTTGGGGGAGAGATACCTCCTATTATTGGTAATCTTTCTACCAATCTTGTACAAATTCATTTAGATGCTAATCTTCTTTATGGTTCAATTCCTCCTCAAATTTCAAACCTTGTCAATCTCACCCTGCTAAACTTGTCTAGTAACCTTTTGAATGGAACCATCCCACCCAAACTGTGCCAAATGACAAAGCTAGAAAGGGTGTATTTGTCCAACAATTCAATCTCTGGTGAGATTCCACCCGCTCTTGGTGACATTCCCCATTTAGGCCTTCTAGATTTATCGAAAAACAAGCTTTCTGGTTCAATTCCAGATAGTTTCGCAAACCTTTCCCAGTTAAGAAGGCTCTTGCTCTATGAGAACCAACTCTCAGGAACCATACCACCAAGTCTGGGAAAGTGCATCAATTTAGAGATTCTAGACCTTTCTCACAATCAGATTTCAGGGGTAATTCCTAGTGAAGTTGCAGGACTGAGGAGCTTGAAACTATATTTGAACCTGTCTAGTAATCACTTACATGGACCATTACCAATGGAGTTGAGCAAAATGGACATGGTGCTAGCAGTTGACCTATCTTCCAATAATCTTTCTGGTACAATCCCATCACAACTTGGGAGCTGCATTGCCATTGAGTACCTCAACCTTTCGGTAAATTCCTTACAAGGACCTCTTCCGGTTTCAATAGGAAAGTTGCCTTATCTTCAAAAACTTGATGTATCTTCAAACCAATTGATTGGAGAAATACCAGAATCTCTGCAAGATTCTTTAACTCTGAAGAAAGTCAACTTCTCTTTCAACAACTTCTCTGGGAATGTGTCAAGCAAGGGGGCCTTTTCTTCACTCACCATAGATTCTTTCCTCGGAAATGTTGGTCTCTGTGGATCAATAAAAGGCCTGCCAAACTGCAGGAAAAAACATGCTCATCATTTGGCTATTCTGTCAATTCTCCTGTCATTACTTATCACTCCCATCTTTTGCATATTCGGGTACCCCCTCATGCACAGGTCAAATCTCCAAAGGCACTTGGAAATTTTCGACCATGGGGATTTGcgggatgatgaagaagaagagaagaaagaactCAAGTACCCAAGAATCTCATATGAGCAGCTCATTGAAGCCACTGGTGGTTTCAGTGCTTCAAGCTTGATTGGTGCAGGCCGGTTTGGGCATGTCTATAAGGGTGTCCTTCAAGATAACTCAGTAATTGCTGTGAAGGTATTGGATTTGAAGACAGATGGAGAGATTTTAGGAAGCTTTAAAAGGGAATGCCAAGTCCTGAAGAGGACTAGGCACagaaatttaattagaatCATCACAGCCTGCAGTAGGCCGGATTTTAAGGCTCTTGTTCTGCCGTTGATGTCAAACGGGAGCCTGGAGAGGCATCTTTACTCAAGCCATGGATTGAGCCATGGGTTGAACTTGATTCAGTTGGTGAGCATCTGCAATGATGTAGCTGAAGGAGTGGCCTATTTACACCATCATTCTCCTGTTAGAGTTGTACACTGTGATCTCAAACCAAGCAATATTCTACTAGATGATGACATGACGGCTTTGGTTACTGATTTTGGAATTGCAAGATTAGTGAAAGGTAGTGGTGAGAATATTCCAACGAATGACTCAACATCCTTCAGTTCAGCAGATGGCTTGTTATGCGGATCCATTGGCTATATTGCTCCTG AGTATGGGATGGGAAAATGCGCTTCTATTGAGGGAGACGTATTCAGTTTTGGGGTCCTTTTGTTAGAAATCGTTACAGGAAGGCGACCAACCGACGTCCTTCTTCATGAAGGTTCAAGCTTGCATGAATGGGTAAAAAGTCACTACCCCAGCAGGGTTGATTCTATAGTTCAACAAGCGATAGATAGGTGTGTCCCAGATTCAATGCCTAAgcaatataacaaaatatggtgggatgtTGTTCTGGAGTTGATTGAGCTTGGCCTTATGTGCACACAGTACAATCCTTCAATGAGACCAAGTATGCAAGATGTAGCTCATGAAATGGGTCGGGTGAAGGAATATATCTCCAATCCTTCATCACtgttgattgaagaagttGGCCTTAAAGTTGATGCACTCTGA
- the LOC18771786 gene encoding DNA-directed RNA polymerase 3, chloroplastic codes for MASTASFSPSPQAQTYTCSSRWSKAPKLNHKFLFSSTSNSLFFKPSHSSSTHFPLNLKPPPEPVHIPPLRDSIQDNIVENSMNFQIPMSEFHLITPQESAPRIFIQDPPWIASLFLKGIYKRANQELKLESKEIERRNYNVLRRRQIKAETEAWERMVDEYKDLEKVMREKKLAPNLPYVKALFLGWFEPLREAIAREQKTQQTKKHKAAFAPHIDLLPADKMALIVMHKMMGLVMVGNQDGCVQVVQAAVHIGMAIEQEVRIHSFLEKTKNLQKKKTGVADEDGLSKEKEILRKRVNGLIRRKRLNEVQKLLIKEEMKPWGRDKQAKLGSRLIELLTETAYVQPPLSQLADSPPDVRPAFRHRFKAVAKSPGQKIVKNYGVIECDPLVLTGLDKTAKHMLIPYVPMLVPPKRWKGYDKGGHLFLPSYVMRTHGSRKQVDAMRNISRNQMQKVFEALDMLGSTKWRVNKKVLSVVESIWARGGNIAGLVNREDVPVPDKSPSEDLKEIQEWKWSVRKAKKINQERHSQRCDTELKLSVARKMKDEEGFYYPHNLDFRGRAYPMHPHLNHLSSDLCRGVLEFAEGRPLGKSGLRWLKIHLANLYAGGVEKLSYEGRLAFVDNHIDDIFDSATNPVNGNRWWLTAEDPLQCLAACINLSEALNSPSPHTVISHLPIHQDGSCNGLQHYAALGRDSLEAAAVNLVDGDKPADVYSEIAARVHEIMKRDSNKDPTTSPNALLARILVNQIDRKLVKQTVMTSVYGVTYVGAREQIKRRLEEKGLITDDRLLFTAACYAAKVTLAALGEIFQAARGIMSWLGDCAKVIASENQPVRWTTPLGLPVVQPYCKSERHLIRTSLQVLALQRESNSVDIRKQRTAFPPNFVHSLDGSHMMMTALACRDAGLRFAGVHDSFWTHPCDVDQMNEILREKFVELYSMPILESLLESFQASYPALTFPPLPERGDFDLLQVLESPYFFN; via the exons ATGGCTTCCACAGCCTCATTCTCTCCGAGCCCTCAAGCTCAAACATACACATGCAGTTCCAGATGGAGTAAAGCTCCGAAGCTTAACCACAAGTTTCTCTTCAGCTCAACCTCCAACAGTCTCTTCTTCAAGCCCTCACACTCTTCCTCCACTCATTTCCCGCTAAACCTTAAACCCCCTCCAGAACCTGTTCATATCCCCCCGTTGAGAGACTCAATACAAGACAATATCGTCGAAAATTCGATGAATTTTCAGATACCCATGAGCGAATTTCATCTAATTACACCTCAGGAATCGGCCCCGAGGATTTTTATCCAAGACCCGCCATGGATTGCCTCACTCTTTTTGAAGGGTATTTACAAAAGAGCCAaccaagaattgaaattggaGTCTAAGGAAATTGAGAGGAGGAACTATAATGTACTTAGGAGGAGGCAGATAAAGGCCGAGACCGAGGCTTGGGAGAGAATGGTGGACGAATATAAGGATTTGGAAAAAGTAATGCGTGAGAAGAAGTTAGCTCCGAATTTGCCTTATGTAAAGGCCTTGTTTTTGGGTTGGTTTGAGCCGTTGAGGGAGGCGATAGCGAGGGAACAGAAGACGCAGCAAACGAAAAAACACAAGGCAGCGTTTGCGCCCCACATTGATTTGTTGCCGGCTGACAAGATGGCGCTTATTGTTATGCATAAGATGATGGGGTTGGTTATGGTGGGGAATCAAGATGGGTGTGTTCAAGTTGTTCAAGCTGCTGTTCATATTGGCATGGCCATAGAGCAGGAG GTCAGGATCCATAGTTTCTTGGAGAAAACCAAAAATCTCCAGAAAAAGAAGACTGGTGTTGCTGATGAAGATGGTCTGAGCAAGGAGAAGGAGATACTCCGGAAACGTGTTAATGGTTTAATTAGAAGGAAAAGGCTGAATGAGGTGCAAAAGCTATTGATAAAGGAAGAAATGAAGCCCTGGGGTCGTGATAAACAGGCTAAG CTGGGAAGTCGTCTGATAGAATTATTAACCGAAACAGCTTATGTACAACCTCCACTTAGCCAGTTGGCAGATAGTCCACCTGATGTTAGACCTGCATTTAGGCACAGATTTAAAGCCGTGGCAAAAAGTCCAGG GCAGAAAATTGTGAAGAACTATGGAGTTATAGAATGTGATCCCCTGGTTCTTACTGGCCTTGATAAAACT gCTAAACATATGTTGATTCCTTATGTGCCAATGTTGGTGCCTCCCAAAAGATGGAAAGG GTATGACAAGGGTGGGCATTTGTTCTTACCTTCTTATGTCATGCGTACTCATGGATCTAGGAAGCAGGTAGATGCAATGAGGAACATTTCTAGAAACCAGATGCAGAAAGTATTTGAG GCCCTTGATATGCTTGGAAGCACCAAATGGAGGGTGAATAAGAAAGTACTTAGTGTGGTGGAGAGCATCTGGGCTAGAGGTGGCAACATTGCAGGCCTGGTTAATCGTGAAGAC GTTCCTGTACCGGATAAATCACCATCTGAggatttaaaagaaattcaggAATGGAAATGGAGTGTCAGAAAAGCAAAGAAGATTAACCAAGAGAGGCATTCTCAACGATGTGACACTGAACTTAAGCTCTCT GTTGCTCGCAAAATGAAAGATGAGGAAGGCTTTTATTATCCCCACAATCTTGATTTCCGAGGCCGAGCATACCCAATGCATCCACATTTGAATCATTTGAGTTCTGATCTCTGTCGAGGAGTCCTTGAATTTGCTGAAGGACGACCATTAGGGAAGTCTGGATTACGTTGGCTGAAGATTCATTTAGCAAACCTGTATGCTGGCGGTGTTGAAAAGCTTTCATATGAGGGGCGACTAGCATTTGTGGATAATCACATTGATGATATATTTGATTCAGCAACAAACCCGGTTAATGGAAACCGTTGGTGGTTAACAGCTGAAGATCCTTTACAGTGCCTAGCTGCTTGTATCAATCTCTCAGAAGCCTTAAATAGCCCATCACCACATACTGTCATTTCTCATTTGCCCATCCATCAG GATGGTTCATGCAATGGCTTACAGCACTATGCAGCCTTGGGAAGAGATAGC TTGGAAGCAGCTGCAGTCAACTTAGTTGATGGAGATAAACCTGCTGATGTTTACTCAGAAATTGCTGCGAG GGTACATGAGATTATGAAAAGAGACAGCAATAAAGACCCAACTACGAGTCCAAATGCTTTATTAGCCAGAATCTTAGTCAATCAG ATTGATAGGAAATTGGTGAAGCAGACTGTAATGACTTCAGTATATGGTGTTACTTATGTTGGGGCAcgtgaacaaataaaaagaagattaGAAGAGAAGGGTCTTATTACCGATGACAGACTACTGTTCACTGCAGCTTGCTATGCTGCTAAA GTTACTCTGGCTGCCCTCGGAGAGATATTCCAAGCTGCCCGTGGCATAATGAGCTGGCTTGGTGATTGTGCTAAG GTAATTGCTTCAGAAAATCAACCTGTGCGCTGGACTACTCCTCTAGGTCTTCCTGTTGTGCAACCCTATTGTAAAAGTGAAAGGCATCTT ATAAGAACATCTCTTCAGGTTTTAGCCTTGCAACGGGAGAGTAACTCA GTAGATATTAGAAAACAGAGAACTGCATTTCCTCCAAATTTTGTACACTCACTTGACGGTTCACACATGATGATGACAGCTCTTGCCTGCAGGGACGCTGGCCTACGTTTTGCAG GGGTGCATGATTCCTTCTGGACTCATCCGTGTGATGTGGACCAAATGAACGAGATACTTCGGGAAAAATTTGTGGAGCTTTATAGCATGCCAATACTTGAAAGT TTGCTTGAAAGTTTCCAAGCATCATATCCAGCATTGACTTTTCCTCCACTCCCAGAAAGAGGCGACTTTGACTTGCTACAGGTTCTAGAATCTCCATACTTTTTCAACTGA
- the LOC18770258 gene encoding pentatricopeptide repeat-containing protein At4g30825, chloroplastic, whose protein sequence is MTSLKFSVSLETFDSSKKFNFSAVNSVCYSHVSRASVVNSSNRVDRIKVSGFKFELSSISELNQMSEETTLSLSSNKNRVDESLAEQNLDFRQASAKESRGPKNEVKREKGLKSSSRKSRWVRELENLFVNDGELDVDYSVIGSDLSLEHCNDILKRLERCSDVKTLRFFEWMRSNGKLERNVSAFNLVLRVMGRREDWDGAEKLVQEVIADLGCELNYQVFNTLIYACCKLGRLELGGKWFRMMLEHEVQPNIATFGMLMVLYQKGWNVEEAEFTFFQMRNFGILCQSAYSSMITIYTRLNLFEKAEEIIGLLKEDRVRLNLDNWLVMINAYCQQGKVDDAELVLVSMQEAGFSPNIIAYNTLITGYGKASKMDAADHLFQGIKNAGLEPDETTYRSMIEGWGRADNYMEAEWYYKELKRLGYKPNSSNLYTLINLQAKHEDEEGAIRTLDDMLTMGCQYSSILGTLLQAYEKAGRVDKVPRLLRGSFYQHILVSQTSCSILVMAYVKHCLVDDTMKVLREKLWKDPPFEDNLYHLLICSCKELGHLENAVKIYKQMPRYDDKPNMHIMCTMIDIYIIMGLFTEAEKIYVELKSSGVALDMIAYSIAVRMYVKAGALEDACSVLDTMDKQEGIVPDIYMFRDMLRIYQRCGRLDKLKDLYYKLLKSGVTWDQEMYNCVINCCSRALPVDEISEIFDEMLQCGFVPNTITFNVMLDVYGKAKLLKKARKLFWMAQKWGLVDMISYNTIIAAYGRNKDLRNMSSTFGEMQFKGFSVSLEAYNTMLDAYGKESQMERFRSVLQRMKETSCASDHYTYNIMINIYGEQGWIDEVADVLTELKECGLGPDLCSYNTLIKAYGIAGMVEDAVHLVKEMRENGIQPDKITYINLINALRKNDEYLEAVKWSLWMKQMGL, encoded by the coding sequence ATGACCTCACTgaagttttctgtttctctgGAGACATTTGATTCTTCAAAGAAGTTCAATTTCTCTGCAGTCAATTCTGTTTGCTACAGTCATGTTAGTAGAGCTTCGGTAGTCAATTCTTCGAATAGAGTCGATCGTATTAAGGTCTCtgggttcaaatttgaattgtcGAGCATTTCGGAACTGAATCAAATGAGTGAAGAAACCACGCTGTCTCTGTCCTCGAATAAAAATAGAGTAGATGAGAGTTTGGCTGAACAAAACCTGGATTTCAGACAAGCAAGTGCGAAGGAGTCTCGCGGCCCAAAGAATGAGGTCAAAAGGGAAAAGGGTTTGAAGTCTAGTTCAAGAAAGAGTAGGTGGGTACGGGAATTGGAGAATTTGTTTGTGAATGATGGGGAACTTGATGTTGATTACTCTGTTATCGGGTCTGACTTGAGCTTGGAGCATTGCAATGATATTTTGAAACGGCTCGAGAGGTGTAGTGATGTCAAAACTCTCAGATTCTTTGAGTGGATGAGAAGCAATGGGAAATTAGAACGCAATGTGAGTGCTTTCAATTTAGTTTTGCGGGTAATGGGTCGGAGAGAAGATTGGGATGGAGCTGAAAAATTGGTTCAGGAAGTGATTGCTGATTTGGGATGTGAACTGAATTATCAGGTTTTCAACACGCTTATTTATGCATGTTGTAAACTGGGGCGACTTGAGTTGGGAGGAAAGTGGTTTCGAATGATGCTGGAACATGAGGTCCAGCCGAACATTGCAACATTTGGTATGCTAATGGTACTTTACCAGAAGGGATGGAATGTTGAGGAGGCAGAGTTTACTTTTTTTCAAATGAGgaactttggaattttatGTCAATCAGCGTACTCGTCAATGATCACAATTTACACCCGCTtgaatttatttgaaaaagcAGAAGAGATCATTGGCTTATTGAAAGAAGATAGAGTGAGACTGAATCTGGATAATTGGTTGGTAATGATTAATGCTTATTGTCAGCAGGGTAAAGTAGATGATGCTGAACTAGTATTGGTCTCCATGCAAGAAGCAGGGTTTTCTCCAAACATTATTGCATACAATACATTGATAACTGGATATGGGAAGGCATCTAAAATGGATGCTGCTGATCACCTATTTCAGGGCATAAAGAATGCCGGACTAGAGCCCGATGAAACAACTTACCGTTCCATGATTGAAGGTTGGGGTCGAGCTGACAATTATATGGAAGCAGAATGGTATTATAAAGAGCTCAAGCGGTTAGGGTACAAGCCTAATTCGTCTAACCTGTACACACTAATAAACTTGCAAGCCAAACATGAGGATGAAGAGGGGGCCATAAGGACGCTTGATGATATGCTGACAATGGGGTGCCAATATTCATCAATTCTTGGTACTCTTCTGCAAGCATATGAGAAGGCTGGAAGGGTTGATAAAGTGCCTCGCCTTTTGAGAGGTTCTTTTTATCAACACATTCTTGTCAGCCAGACTTCTTGTTCCATTCTTGTCATGGCTTATGTGAAACACTGCTTAGTGGATGATACTATGAAAGTGTTGAGGGAGAAACTGTGGAAGGATCCACCTTTCGAAGATAACTTGTATCATTTGTTAATTTGCTCGTGTAAAGAGTTGGGTCATCTAGAGAATgctgttaaaatatacaagcAAATGCCCAGATATGATGACAAGCCAAACATGCACATCATGTGCACAATGATTGACATCTATATCATCATGGGTCTATTCACTGAAGCAGAGAAAATTTATGTTGAGTTGAAATCTTCTGGAGTCGCCTTGGACATGATTGCCTATAGCATTGCTGTAAGAATGTATGTAAAAGCTGGTGCTTTGGAAGATGCTTGCTCTGTTCTAGACACAATGGACAAACAGGAGGGCATTGTTCCAGACATTTATATGTTCCGAGATATGCTTCGTATTTATCAGCGATGTGGAAGGCTTGATAAGTTGAAAGATCTCTACTACAAACTCTTGAAGAGTGGAGTGACTTGGGATCAGGAAATGTACAATTGTGTCATAAACTGCTGTTCTCGTGCTTTGCCAGTTGATGAGATCTCGGAGATTTTTGATGAGATGCTTCAATGTGGGTTTGTTCCTAATACCATCACCTTCAATGTCATGCTCGATGTATATGGGAAAGCAAAGCTTCTGAAGAAGGCTAGGAAGTTGTTCTGGATGGCCCAAAAGTGGGGTTTGGTTGATATGATCTCTTACAATACTATTATAGCTGCTTATGGGCGAAATAAAGACTTAAGAAACATGTCTTCGACATTTGGAGAGATGCAGTTTAAAGGATTTTCAGTTTCCCTTGAAGCATACAATACTATGTTGGATGCTTATGGGAAAGAGAGCCAAATGGAGAGATTTAGAAGCGTTTTGCAGAGAATGAAGGAAACAAGCTGTGCTTCGGATCACTACACGTACAACATTATGATCAATATCTATGGAGAGCAAGGATGGATTGATGAAGTTGCTGACGTGCTGACTGAGTTGAAAGAATGTGGACTCGGACCTGATCTGTGCAGCTATAACACGTTGATTAAGGCATATGGAATTGCAGGAATGGTCGAAGATGCTGTTCATTTGGTCAAGGAAATGAGAGAAAATGGTATACAGCCTGATAAGATAACCTACATCAATCTCATTAATGCACTGCGAAAAAATGATGAATATTTGGAGGCTGTAAAGTGGTCCCTGTGGATGAAGCAGATGGGGTTGTAA
- the LOC18770740 gene encoding uncharacterized protein LOC18770740 — MVVTSSNPHNKEIVVRKRIASIFNKREEDFPSLKEYNDYLEEVEDMTFNLIDGIDVPAIEAKIAKYQEENAEQIMINRARKAEELAAALAASKGHPAQNDTDAALSQGSQAGFGTGTQGQYAPTVAGQPRPTGMGPQPLPLGGGHDMHGYAVDDEEMIKLRAERGGRAGGWSVEISRKRALEEAFSSIWVS, encoded by the exons ATGGTGGTTACCAGTTCTAATCCCCACAACAAGGAGATTGTCGTCAGGAAGAGGATTGCGAGCat ATTCAATAAACGGGAAGAGGATTTTCCGTCCTTGAAAGAATACAATGATTACTTGGAGGAAGTGGAGGACATGA CATTTAACTTGATCGATGGAATAGATGTCCCTGCTATTGAAGCAAAAATTGCAAAGTATCAGGAAGAAAATGCTGAACAAATAATGATTAATAGAGCCCGTAAG GCTGAAGAGCTTGCTGCAGCTCTAGCAGCAAGCAAGGGACATCCTGCACAGAATGATACTGATGCG GCTCTGAGCCAAGGCTCTCAAGCAGGATTTGGTACTGGTACACAGGGGCAGTATGCCCCTACAGTTGCAGGACAACCACGACCAACTGGCATGGGTCCACAACCACTACCACTTGGAGGGGGGCATGATATGCACGGATATGCTGTTGACGATGAAGAAATGATAAAGCTCCGAGCAGAGAGAGGTGGTAGGGCAGGAGGGTGGAGTGTAGAGATAAGCAGGAAGAGGGCACTCGAAGAAGCCTTCAGTAGCATTTGGGTTTCGTAG